The Actinopolyspora erythraea genome has a segment encoding these proteins:
- the cydD gene encoding thiol reductant ABC exporter subunit CydD, which produces MTRRSRKPSGTTGAGGGERGSAVLANGPLGTLPRLSPSTRRALYLSGVLAVLGALALIVQAWALSDALARVVVHGFDATAIADRLAVLCCAVLARSVLTWATASVSARAAAGAKEELRSVVLDSALRRGPEWIGSHGAAELTTLATKGLDSLDAYFMRYLPALVTAAVVPPIVGFRILLADWASAATILLTVPLIPLFAWLVGRYTEGRTQRAAASLRRMSGHLSELVRALPVLTAFGRAEAQREAVRRVSEQHRRSSGSTLRVAFLSALVLELCSSLSVALVAVSIGMRLVSGDLDLSTGLLVLVLAPECYLPLRAAGAAHHASEDGLEAVRRVEEVGLGTEPGDGAPAAEPPPDRGGPAVPLRVRGLRVARRKGHAPDGLDFTAPPGRVTRLDGFDGIGPSGSGKSTTFAVLLGFATPESGTLHYGDTEIIEPSSASWRAELAWIPQRPVFSGGDVTEELLLAVSDQPGGTADHLEEALRAAAAEHLARRPVDALSTGERQRVAVARALLRLRGRARVLLADEPTAHLDAPTAARVEAAIHAAADAGAVVVLASHRPGAAEPGDSPRGDAAPPTDIPEVAPGTARVRDLVTGRGVAGAALGVLSLLSGTALTATSAWLIARAAQQPPVLTLSVAAVGVRTFALSRAVLRYVERLATHDAAFRLAGRLRERLWEGLVRWGPARAAALARGDGATRLVDDTDTVRDLVPRVLAPPLTAVGVGCGAVAVQSLVLPGAGLLLALALLLAGVVAPLVALAVQRRAAAAVATGRREVSLRSRGLLGSAAELLAMGAAEKRRRELARADSELARKARRAASGEGAAGAVITLVMGAAVVGCTALAARAVAAGRLAPELAPLLALVPLAASEAVSELPAAAQQWSPLRQAQRRLSPFLAERSTGRASAANPEPASGPPRGEGTEGTPPDAAAAPQRAALPVNPGEIRLDDVRARWPGCREDALSGVTLRVAAGSHVAVVGDSGGGKSTMLAVLAGLLPVESGDLSVGGRVAWCPQDPQLVSTTIRENLRLADPLADDQRLVRALRSAGLGDWEDSLDTVVGTGGTELSGGEAQRLALARALLVPDAELLLLDEPTAHLDEPTARELLENLEREAHGRTVVRVTHRDSEAHWADAVLRVARGRIHAVPHVDEVAG; this is translated from the coding sequence GTGACACGTCGTTCGAGGAAGCCGAGCGGCACCACGGGTGCCGGGGGAGGCGAGCGGGGCAGCGCCGTTCTCGCGAACGGCCCGTTGGGAACGCTGCCACGGCTGTCGCCGTCCACCCGGCGTGCCCTCTACCTCAGCGGCGTGCTGGCCGTGCTGGGGGCGCTGGCGCTGATCGTGCAGGCGTGGGCGCTGTCCGACGCGCTGGCCCGGGTGGTCGTGCACGGCTTCGACGCCACCGCGATCGCGGACCGGCTGGCGGTGCTGTGCTGCGCCGTGCTGGCCCGCTCCGTGCTGACCTGGGCCACCGCGAGCGTCTCCGCGCGCGCCGCGGCCGGGGCCAAGGAGGAACTGCGCTCCGTGGTGCTGGACTCCGCGCTGCGACGCGGCCCGGAGTGGATCGGTAGCCACGGCGCCGCCGAGCTGACCACCCTGGCCACCAAGGGGCTGGACTCGCTCGACGCCTACTTCATGCGCTACCTCCCAGCGCTGGTGACGGCCGCCGTGGTTCCCCCGATCGTCGGTTTCCGGATCCTGCTGGCCGACTGGGCCTCGGCCGCCACGATCCTGCTCACGGTTCCGCTGATACCGCTGTTCGCCTGGCTGGTCGGCCGCTACACCGAAGGCCGCACCCAGCGGGCGGCCGCTTCGCTGCGGCGCATGTCCGGTCATCTGTCCGAACTGGTCCGCGCGCTGCCGGTGCTCACCGCGTTCGGGCGGGCCGAGGCGCAGCGCGAGGCGGTGCGACGGGTCAGCGAACAGCACCGGCGCAGCAGCGGCTCCACGCTGCGCGTCGCGTTCCTGTCGGCACTCGTGCTGGAACTCTGCTCCTCGCTGTCGGTGGCGCTGGTGGCCGTCAGCATCGGGATGCGGCTGGTCTCCGGTGATCTGGACCTGTCGACCGGGCTGCTGGTGCTCGTGCTCGCACCGGAGTGTTACCTCCCGCTGCGCGCCGCCGGTGCGGCGCACCACGCCAGCGAGGACGGTCTGGAAGCGGTGCGCCGCGTCGAGGAGGTGGGGCTCGGAACGGAACCGGGAGACGGGGCCCCCGCCGCCGAGCCACCGCCGGACCGCGGCGGTCCGGCGGTTCCGCTGCGGGTGCGCGGTCTCCGGGTGGCTCGACGAAAGGGCCACGCCCCTGACGGGCTCGATTTCACGGCTCCCCCCGGCCGGGTGACACGGCTGGACGGTTTCGACGGGATCGGTCCCAGCGGCAGCGGCAAGTCCACCACCTTCGCGGTGCTGCTCGGCTTCGCCACTCCCGAGAGCGGGACACTGCACTACGGTGACACCGAGATCATCGAACCGAGCTCCGCGAGCTGGCGGGCCGAGCTCGCGTGGATTCCGCAGCGCCCCGTCTTCTCCGGCGGAGACGTCACCGAGGAGCTGCTGCTCGCGGTCAGCGACCAGCCGGGGGGAACCGCCGACCACCTCGAGGAGGCGCTGCGGGCGGCTGCGGCCGAACACCTGGCGCGGCGCCCGGTCGACGCCCTGTCCACAGGGGAGCGCCAGCGGGTGGCGGTGGCGCGTGCGCTGCTGCGGTTGCGGGGCCGGGCCCGCGTGCTGCTGGCCGACGAGCCGACGGCCCACCTGGACGCTCCCACGGCCGCGCGTGTCGAGGCCGCCATCCACGCGGCGGCGGACGCCGGGGCAGTGGTGGTGCTGGCCAGTCACCGTCCCGGAGCCGCCGAGCCGGGCGACTCACCGCGTGGCGACGCCGCGCCACCCACCGACATTCCCGAGGTCGCCCCCGGCACCGCCCGTGTCAGGGATCTGGTCACCGGCAGGGGAGTGGCCGGCGCGGCGCTCGGTGTGCTCTCGCTGCTGTCCGGGACCGCGCTGACCGCCACCTCGGCCTGGCTGATCGCGCGGGCCGCGCAGCAACCACCCGTGCTGACGCTCAGCGTCGCGGCGGTCGGGGTCCGCACCTTCGCGCTGTCCCGGGCCGTGCTGCGCTACGTGGAGCGGCTCGCCACGCACGACGCCGCGTTCCGGCTGGCCGGCAGGCTGCGCGAACGTCTCTGGGAGGGGCTGGTCCGCTGGGGCCCCGCCCGGGCCGCCGCGCTGGCTCGCGGTGACGGCGCGACCAGGTTGGTGGACGACACCGACACCGTGCGGGACCTGGTGCCCAGAGTGCTGGCGCCGCCGTTGACGGCGGTCGGCGTGGGGTGTGGCGCCGTCGCCGTGCAGAGCCTCGTGCTGCCCGGCGCTGGACTGCTGCTGGCGCTGGCGTTGCTGCTCGCGGGCGTCGTGGCTCCGCTCGTGGCCCTGGCCGTGCAGCGGCGTGCCGCAGCGGCCGTGGCGACGGGGCGCCGCGAGGTGTCCCTCCGCTCGCGGGGGCTACTCGGGTCCGCCGCCGAGCTGCTGGCGATGGGGGCCGCGGAGAAGCGGCGTCGCGAACTGGCGCGTGCCGACTCGGAACTGGCCCGCAAGGCCCGCCGGGCCGCTTCGGGCGAAGGGGCGGCGGGAGCCGTGATCACGCTCGTGATGGGAGCGGCGGTGGTCGGCTGCACCGCACTGGCCGCCCGGGCGGTCGCGGCCGGACGGCTCGCTCCGGAGCTGGCACCGCTGCTCGCGCTGGTGCCGCTGGCCGCGTCCGAGGCGGTGTCCGAGCTGCCCGCCGCGGCGCAGCAGTGGTCGCCGCTGCGGCAGGCACAGCGGCGGCTGAGCCCGTTCCTGGCCGAGCGGAGCACGGGGCGTGCGAGCGCCGCGAATCCCGAGCCCGCGTCCGGACCGCCGCGCGGCGAGGGGACCGAGGGGACGCCGCCGGACGCCGCGGCGGCACCCCAGCGGGCGGCGCTCCCGGTGAACCCGGGCGAGATCCGGCTCGACGACGTGCGCGCCAGGTGGCCCGGTTGCCGGGAGGACGCGCTGTCCGGGGTGACGCTGCGCGTGGCGGCGGGGTCGCACGTCGCCGTGGTGGGGGACTCCGGCGGCGGGAAGTCCACCATGCTGGCGGTGCTGGCCGGGCTGCTGCCGGTCGAGAGCGGGGATCTCTCGGTGGGCGGCAGGGTGGCTTGGTGCCCGCAGGACCCGCAGCTGGTCTCCACCACCATCCGCGAGAACCTGCGCCTCGCGGACCCCCTGGCGGACGACCAGCGGCTGGTCCGGGCGCTGCGCTCGGCCGGTCTGGGCGACTGGGAGGACTCACTGGACACCGTGGTCGGTACCGGTGGTACCGAGCTCTCCGGCGGCGAGGCGCAGCGGCTGGCCCTGGCCCGGGCACTGCTCGTGCCCGACGCCGAGCTGCTGCTGCTCGACGAACCGACCGCCCACCTGGACGAGCCGACCGCGCGGGAACTGCTGGAGAACCTGGAGCGCGAGGCGCACGGGCGCACCGTGGTGCGCGTGACGCACCGCGACAGCGAAGCGCACTGGGCGGACGCGGTGCTCCGGGTCGCCCGGGGGAGGATTCACGCCGTCCCCCACGTCGACGAGGTGGCGGGATAG
- a CDS encoding GAF domain-containing sensor histidine kinase, translated as MDSTLARRMLAASTEITKAALAEEDPGAVLPLVVRRAAALAEADLGLVMVRDEQDNLTVEASCVGPHAPEPLTDPVGSVLSPHSAASHVARGGVPVVVDDLIDDPMTAPYVPWALRVYGPFAVAPFGTNERKLGALAVYRRRGAEPFTRVTVDLLTSFAAQAGLALVLAEGSTARQRIAVYQERERIARDLHDVIVQRLYAAGVQLNVLDRRVASELAPSDAKRLTEITDQIDQTIAEVRATVRTLTSSDPQQQPAHAPALADSLRSEVRIAGELLGKPPELELVGDLDDVPVAVADHARAALREALSNVVRHSGARTVSVRVRRGYTGLLLQVTDDGCGIPRDVTKRGLRNMAERATAAGGSCTIDSSPDSGSTITWEVPLSGE; from the coding sequence ATGGATTCGACGCTGGCCAGGCGCATGCTCGCCGCCTCCACCGAGATCACCAAGGCCGCCCTCGCCGAGGAGGACCCGGGGGCGGTGCTACCGCTGGTGGTGCGGCGCGCGGCCGCGCTGGCCGAGGCCGACCTCGGGCTCGTGATGGTCCGCGACGAGCAGGACAACCTCACCGTGGAGGCCTCCTGCGTCGGGCCGCACGCTCCCGAACCGCTGACCGACCCGGTGGGGTCGGTGCTCTCGCCCCACTCGGCGGCCTCCCACGTCGCTCGCGGCGGCGTACCGGTGGTGGTCGACGACCTCATCGACGACCCGATGACCGCGCCCTACGTGCCGTGGGCGCTGCGGGTCTACGGTCCGTTCGCCGTGGCCCCGTTCGGGACGAACGAGCGCAAGCTCGGGGCGCTGGCGGTCTACCGCAGGCGTGGGGCCGAACCCTTCACGAGGGTGACGGTCGATCTGCTGACCTCGTTCGCCGCGCAGGCGGGACTGGCGCTGGTGCTGGCGGAGGGTTCCACGGCCCGGCAGCGCATCGCCGTCTACCAGGAGCGCGAGCGCATCGCCCGCGACCTGCACGACGTGATCGTGCAGCGGCTCTACGCGGCCGGTGTGCAGCTCAACGTGCTCGACCGCAGGGTCGCCTCCGAGCTGGCCCCCTCGGACGCGAAGCGGCTGACCGAGATAACCGACCAGATCGACCAGACCATCGCCGAGGTGCGCGCCACGGTGCGCACACTCACCTCCTCGGACCCCCAGCAGCAACCGGCTCACGCGCCCGCCCTGGCGGACTCGCTGCGCTCCGAGGTCCGCATCGCGGGAGAGCTGCTGGGCAAGCCGCCCGAGCTGGAGCTGGTGGGTGATCTCGACGACGTGCCGGTGGCGGTGGCCGACCACGCGCGCGCCGCGCTGCGCGAGGCGCTGTCCAACGTGGTGCGCCACTCCGGGGCCCGGACCGTCTCCGTCCGGGTGAGGCGCGGCTACACCGGCCTGCTGCTGCAGGTCACCGACGACGGCTGCGGCATCCCGAGGGACGTGACCAAGCGGGGGCTGCGCAACATGGCGGAGCGGGCCACCGCGGCGGGCGGAAGCTGCACCATCGACTCCTCCCCGGACAGCGGCAGCACCATCACCTGGGAAGTCCCCCTATCGGGGGAGTAA
- a CDS encoding response regulator has translation MRVRVLLVDDHEVVRRGLRDLLDTEPDVTVVGEAGTVDEGLVRAGADRPDVAVVDMRLPDGDGLELCRGLRELAAPPRCLVLTAFDDEQALVGAINAGASGYLLKQVRGQDLVNAVREVAAGRSLLDPVTTRRVLDRMREDGEKRPDELDALTEQEQRVLELIGEGLSNREIAKRLFLAEKTVKNYVTSVLAKLGMERRTQAAAWYARRQG, from the coding sequence GTGCGGGTACGCGTGCTGCTGGTCGACGACCACGAAGTCGTGCGCAGGGGGCTGCGCGATCTGCTCGACACCGAGCCGGACGTCACCGTGGTCGGCGAGGCGGGCACCGTGGACGAGGGGCTCGTCCGGGCGGGGGCGGACCGGCCCGACGTGGCCGTGGTGGACATGCGGCTCCCGGACGGCGACGGGCTGGAGCTGTGCCGCGGCCTGCGCGAGCTAGCGGCCCCACCGCGCTGTCTGGTGCTGACGGCCTTCGACGACGAGCAGGCCCTGGTGGGGGCGATCAACGCGGGCGCCTCCGGCTACCTGCTCAAACAGGTGCGCGGGCAGGACCTCGTCAACGCGGTGCGCGAGGTCGCGGCGGGGCGTTCCCTGCTGGACCCAGTGACCACCCGCCGGGTCCTGGACCGGATGCGCGAGGACGGCGAGAAGCGGCCCGACGAGCTGGACGCGCTGACCGAGCAGGAACAGCGGGTGCTGGAACTCATCGGGGAGGGGCTGAGCAACCGCGAGATCGCCAAGCGGTTGTTCCTCGCCGAGAAGACGGTGAAGAACTACGTGACCTCGGTGCTGGCCAAGCTCGGGATGGAACGCCGCACCCAGGCCGCCGCCTGGTACGCGCGCAGGCAGGGCTGA
- a CDS encoding DoxX family membrane protein yields MLIRRLARPLLASIFVWGGIGTFRDTEGHAQAAKPLVERATSPVRDSLPEEVPTDPHTLVRIDGAIKIGAGVLLGLGKTPRLAALLLSGSLIPTTLAAHSFWEYEDPEQRAAQQIHFLKNLGLLGGLLMTAVDTKGKPSVGYRARHGAQRVAEQTQQIVPAKGCKRKGR; encoded by the coding sequence ATGCTCATCCGCAGGCTCGCACGTCCGCTGTTGGCCTCGATCTTCGTCTGGGGCGGTATCGGGACCTTCCGCGACACCGAGGGGCACGCCCAGGCGGCCAAGCCGCTGGTGGAGCGCGCCACCTCCCCCGTCAGGGACAGCCTTCCCGAGGAGGTCCCCACCGATCCCCACACGCTGGTCAGGATCGACGGGGCGATCAAGATCGGCGCGGGTGTGCTGCTGGGGCTCGGCAAAACGCCGAGGCTGGCCGCGCTGCTGCTCTCCGGCAGCCTGATCCCGACCACACTGGCCGCGCACTCCTTCTGGGAGTACGAGGATCCGGAGCAGCGTGCCGCGCAGCAGATCCACTTCCTGAAGAACCTCGGCCTGCTGGGCGGGCTGCTGATGACCGCGGTGGACACCAAGGGCAAACCCTCGGTGGGCTACCGCGCGCGGCACGGCGCGCAGCGGGTGGCCGAGCAGACGCAGCAGATAGTCCCCGCGAAGGGCTGCAAGCGCAAGGGGCGTTGA
- a CDS encoding macro domain-containing protein → MTADSERSRDGAEPELRLVLCALDEPLAAAWNSIAHGREGISVHHGSVLDTRVDAVVSPANSYGWMRGGIDAVYANAFPDVEQQVRSAVLAYHGGELPVGEALLVPTGCRVPAWLISAPTMRAPGETLPGDTVHPYLAARAMLRLWAGAVLDNGTPVRHVVRSIALPGLGTGVGGAAPELCAKQVAAAWDEAFTRVDTA, encoded by the coding sequence GTGACCGCGGATTCGGAGCGCTCGAGAGACGGGGCGGAGCCGGAGCTGCGGCTGGTCCTGTGCGCACTGGACGAGCCGTTGGCCGCAGCGTGGAACAGCATCGCCCACGGACGGGAGGGCATCAGCGTCCACCACGGTTCGGTACTCGACACGCGGGTCGACGCCGTGGTCAGCCCGGCGAACTCGTACGGCTGGATGCGCGGTGGCATAGACGCCGTCTACGCGAACGCCTTCCCCGACGTGGAACAGCAGGTGCGCAGCGCCGTGCTGGCCTACCACGGCGGTGAGCTCCCGGTCGGGGAGGCACTGCTGGTGCCCACCGGCTGCCGGGTCCCCGCCTGGCTGATCAGCGCGCCCACGATGCGCGCCCCCGGCGAAACACTGCCGGGGGACACCGTCCACCCCTACCTGGCGGCCAGGGCGATGCTGCGGCTGTGGGCCGGGGCGGTGTTGGACAACGGGACGCCGGTCCGCCACGTCGTCCGCTCCATAGCGCTCCCCGGGCTGGGAACCGGAGTCGGCGGAGCCGCGCCCGAGCTGTGCGCCAAGCAGGTCGCTGCCGCGTGGGACGAGGCGTTCACCAGGGTCGACACCGCCTGA
- the pheA gene encoding prephenate dehydratase, producing MPRIAYLGPQGTFTEQATRALTADFAAELIAHDTVHSALDAVRLGDVEAAGVPMENSVEGAVAATLDGLVGGDPLVAVAELVLPIRFDVLLRPEVDPLRATSVASHPHALAQVRGWLSERLPRAQDVPTASTATAAAEVESGTADAAVVAPVATHYHPELTRLASEVADVDDAVTRFLLVRRPGRLPEPTGADRTSIAVVAHDEVGALGEVLSELSLRGINLSRIESRPTKDRLGAYRFFLDFDGHVADTRIGDALTGLHRRCFEVRFLGSFPKADSKPVNVRAADSEQAFRRSMGWLDEVRAGRTA from the coding sequence GTGCCCCGAATCGCGTATCTGGGTCCGCAGGGAACGTTCACCGAGCAGGCGACGCGTGCGCTGACAGCGGACTTCGCCGCGGAGCTGATCGCCCACGACACCGTGCACTCGGCGCTGGACGCCGTACGCCTCGGAGACGTCGAGGCCGCGGGTGTGCCGATGGAGAACTCCGTGGAGGGCGCGGTCGCGGCCACGCTGGACGGGCTGGTCGGTGGCGATCCCCTGGTGGCCGTCGCCGAACTGGTGCTGCCGATCCGGTTCGACGTGCTGCTGCGCCCCGAGGTGGATCCGCTCCGCGCTACCTCGGTGGCGAGCCACCCCCACGCGCTGGCGCAGGTGCGCGGCTGGCTCTCCGAACGGCTGCCCCGGGCCCAGGACGTGCCCACCGCCTCCACCGCCACCGCCGCCGCCGAAGTGGAGAGCGGCACCGCCGACGCGGCAGTGGTTGCCCCGGTGGCCACCCACTACCACCCCGAGCTCACCCGGCTGGCGAGCGAGGTGGCCGACGTGGACGACGCGGTCACCAGGTTCCTGCTGGTGCGGCGCCCCGGGCGGCTGCCCGAACCCACCGGCGCGGACCGGACCTCGATCGCCGTGGTCGCGCACGACGAGGTGGGGGCGCTGGGGGAGGTGCTCTCCGAGCTCTCACTGCGCGGCATCAACCTGAGCCGGATCGAGTCCCGGCCCACCAAGGACCGCCTGGGCGCCTACCGGTTCTTCCTCGACTTCGACGGCCACGTGGCCGACACCAGGATCGGGGACGCGCTGACCGGGCTGCACCGGCGCTGCTTCGAGGTGCGTTTCCTGGGCTCGTTCCCCAAGGCCGACAGCAAACCCGTCAACGTGCGGGCGGCCGACTCCGAGCAGGCCTTCCGGCGCTCGATGGGCTGGCTCGACGAGGTGCGCGCGGGACGCACGGCCTGA
- a CDS encoding metallopeptidase family protein: protein MPVEMSRQRFEELVGDALDRVPQRLLRELNNVVILVEDHNPDDESLLGLYEGVALTERDSNYGGVLPDRITIYQEPLLEMCSTEQQVVEEVAVTVVHELAHHFGIDEERLHALGWG, encoded by the coding sequence ATGCCGGTGGAGATGTCGCGACAGCGCTTCGAGGAGCTCGTCGGTGACGCGTTGGACCGGGTGCCCCAGCGACTGCTGCGGGAGCTGAACAACGTGGTGATCCTGGTGGAGGACCACAACCCGGACGACGAGTCGCTGCTCGGTCTCTACGAGGGGGTCGCGCTGACGGAACGCGACAGCAACTACGGCGGGGTGCTGCCGGACAGGATCACGATCTACCAGGAGCCGCTGCTGGAGATGTGCTCCACCGAGCAGCAGGTCGTCGAGGAGGTCGCGGTGACCGTGGTGCACGAGCTGGCGCACCACTTCGGGATCGACGAGGAGAGGCTGCACGCGCTCGGCTGGGGTTAG
- a CDS encoding septum formation family protein, with product MAEPPESPPPEQPPGTKSSSHGDRDRQGAANARLVMLMAVLGALLVFTVAALLNWPSAEKPAPGLAEQPTTTAEPPEFEAPAGTCLNWTEPDASDISRVDCSEPHLFEMTGTTEVWARFGPDADFPNTEVFNELKEKRCADVARQYLEGGFDPKGRFEVSAFLPSERSWEDGDRTLHCALQQPGPAGQLYRFTGKVDGLDQSDTYEVGTCLGISGSSVSAPVECSEPHSVEMTGLADLGQEFQDGFPPTERQDEFLLTTCQKQLADYAGGKNVAEDKGLSLYWDNLSEESWQAGSRKVNCKVAATLGDDGGFAPVTGSVTGEISISDRPAPETTPRPGVPADGTR from the coding sequence ATGGCCGAGCCTCCCGAATCACCACCGCCGGAACAGCCTCCCGGCACGAAGAGCTCCTCCCACGGCGATCGCGACCGGCAGGGGGCGGCGAACGCACGGCTGGTGATGCTGATGGCCGTCCTCGGCGCTCTGCTGGTGTTCACGGTGGCGGCGCTGCTGAACTGGCCCTCCGCCGAGAAGCCCGCCCCGGGGTTGGCCGAGCAGCCGACGACCACCGCCGAGCCCCCGGAGTTCGAGGCGCCCGCCGGAACCTGCCTGAACTGGACCGAGCCGGACGCCAGCGACATCAGCAGGGTGGACTGCTCCGAACCGCACCTGTTCGAGATGACCGGCACGACCGAGGTGTGGGCGCGGTTCGGTCCGGACGCCGACTTCCCGAACACCGAGGTGTTCAACGAGCTCAAGGAGAAGCGCTGCGCCGACGTGGCGCGGCAGTACCTCGAGGGCGGTTTCGACCCGAAGGGCCGCTTCGAGGTCAGCGCCTTCCTGCCGAGCGAGCGGAGCTGGGAGGACGGCGACCGCACCCTGCACTGCGCGCTGCAGCAACCGGGCCCGGCCGGTCAGCTGTACCGGTTCACGGGCAAGGTCGACGGACTCGACCAGTCCGACACCTACGAGGTGGGGACCTGCCTGGGGATCAGCGGATCCTCGGTCTCGGCACCCGTCGAGTGCTCGGAACCGCACTCGGTGGAGATGACCGGTCTCGCGGACCTGGGGCAGGAGTTCCAGGACGGTTTCCCGCCGACGGAACGCCAGGACGAGTTCCTGCTCACGACCTGCCAGAAGCAGCTGGCCGACTACGCGGGCGGCAAGAACGTGGCCGAGGACAAGGGGTTGTCGCTGTACTGGGACAACCTGTCCGAGGAGAGCTGGCAGGCCGGTTCACGCAAGGTCAACTGCAAGGTCGCGGCCACGCTCGGCGACGACGGCGGATTCGCCCCGGTCACCGGCAGTGTGACCGGCGAGATCTCCATCAGCGACCGACCGGCCCCGGAGACGACCCCCCGCCCCGGGGTCCCCGCCGACGGCACGAGGTGA
- the serS gene encoding serine--tRNA ligase has product MIDLKTLREDPEAVRASQRARGEDPSLVDALLAADERRRSAVAGADELRAEQKRLGKEVGKASGEQRDRLLAEAKELANRVKEAEAEQTAADAELERAQRAVPNVIEPETPHGGEQDYVVLKHVGTPPEFDFDTADHLELGTALGALDMERGAKVSGARFYFLTGVGAQLELALLNMAAASATAAGFTLTVPPVLVRPEVMEGTGFLGAHSDEVYRLEQDDLYLVGTSEVPLAGYHQGEIIDFTDGPRRYAGWSTCFRREAGSYGKDTRGIIRVHQFNKLEMFTYCPPERARQEHERLLAMEEDMLGKLELAYRVIDTAAGDLGDSAARKFDCEAWIPSQGDYRELTSTSNCTTFQARRLNIRYRDEEGTNRIAATLNGTLATTRWIVAILENHQRADGSVRVPEGLRPFMGGVEVLTP; this is encoded by the coding sequence GTGATCGACCTGAAGACGCTGCGCGAAGACCCCGAGGCCGTGCGCGCTTCGCAGCGCGCCCGCGGGGAGGATCCCTCCCTGGTGGATGCCCTGCTGGCCGCCGACGAGCGGCGCAGGTCCGCCGTGGCCGGCGCCGACGAGCTGCGCGCCGAGCAGAAGCGGTTGGGCAAGGAGGTCGGCAAGGCCTCGGGTGAGCAACGCGACCGGTTGCTCGCCGAGGCGAAGGAGCTCGCGAACCGGGTCAAGGAGGCCGAGGCCGAGCAGACCGCGGCCGACGCGGAGCTGGAGCGGGCGCAGCGGGCCGTTCCCAACGTCATCGAGCCCGAGACCCCGCACGGTGGGGAGCAGGACTACGTCGTGCTCAAGCACGTCGGCACTCCGCCGGAGTTCGACTTCGACACGGCCGATCACCTCGAACTGGGGACCGCGCTGGGCGCGCTGGACATGGAGCGCGGCGCGAAGGTCTCCGGGGCGCGGTTCTACTTCCTCACCGGGGTGGGCGCCCAGCTCGAACTGGCGCTGCTCAACATGGCCGCCGCCAGCGCCACCGCGGCCGGGTTCACGCTGACGGTGCCGCCGGTGCTGGTGCGCCCCGAGGTCATGGAGGGCACCGGTTTCCTGGGTGCGCACTCCGACGAGGTCTACCGGCTCGAACAGGACGACCTGTACCTGGTCGGCACCTCCGAGGTTCCGCTGGCCGGTTACCACCAGGGCGAGATCATCGACTTCACCGACGGGCCGCGCCGCTACGCGGGCTGGTCCACCTGCTTCCGCAGGGAGGCGGGCTCCTACGGCAAGGACACCCGGGGGATCATCCGGGTGCACCAGTTCAACAAGCTGGAGATGTTCACCTACTGCCCGCCGGAGCGGGCCCGCCAGGAGCACGAGCGGTTGCTCGCGATGGAGGAGGACATGCTCGGCAAGCTCGAACTGGCCTACCGCGTGATCGACACCGCCGCCGGTGACCTCGGCGACAGCGCGGCCCGCAAGTTCGACTGCGAGGCCTGGATCCCCAGCCAGGGCGACTACCGCGAGCTCACCTCCACCTCGAACTGCACCACGTTCCAGGCGCGGCGGCTCAACATCCGCTACCGCGACGAGGAGGGCACCAACCGGATCGCGGCCACGCTCAACGGCACGCTGGCCACCACCCGCTGGATCGTCGCCATCCTGGAGAACCACCAGCGGGCCGACGGTTCGGTCCGGGTGCCGGAAGGGCTGCGCCCCTTCATGGGTGGGGTCGAGGTGCTCACCCCGTAG